The Kineothrix sp. MB12-C1 genome includes a window with the following:
- the proB gene encoding glutamate 5-kinase: MGLYQNRIVVKVGTSTLTNDMGQNDLRSFDRLACVLADVQNMGYEIILVSSGAIAVGANKLNMKTRPSSMRLKQASAAVGQCRIMYLYDKFFGDYDKTIAQILLNAEDIEMEEKKENLTNTFDSLLEMGIIPIVNENDSVSYTEIESEDRLFGDNDMLSSVVAVLCRAKKLVIFSDIDGFYNKDPRLHPDAKLIERITDIDEDILSLAGGAGSRRGTGGMKTKLQAARLATSQGIDTIITNGNNPASLYDIVKEERVGTLFAGKRTNGH, from the coding sequence ATGGGACTGTACCAAAATAGAATTGTAGTCAAAGTCGGAACCTCCACTTTAACAAACGATATGGGGCAAAATGACTTGCGCTCCTTCGACCGCCTTGCCTGCGTACTGGCGGACGTACAAAACATGGGATATGAAATTATCCTGGTATCCTCCGGCGCAATTGCCGTAGGTGCCAATAAACTGAATATGAAAACCCGCCCTTCCAGTATGCGGTTAAAACAGGCCTCTGCGGCGGTTGGGCAATGCCGTATTATGTATTTATACGATAAATTCTTCGGAGACTATGATAAGACAATTGCCCAGATTCTTTTAAATGCTGAAGATATCGAAATGGAAGAAAAAAAAGAAAATCTCACGAACACCTTCGATAGCTTACTGGAGATGGGAATTATTCCCATCGTTAACGAAAACGATTCCGTCAGCTATACGGAAATTGAATCAGAAGATAGATTATTCGGAGATAACGATATGCTTTCCTCGGTAGTAGCGGTCTTATGCCGTGCCAAAAAGCTCGTGATTTTCTCCGATATCGATGGTTTCTATAACAAAGATCCAAGACTTCATCCGGATGCTAAGCTTATCGAGCGCATTACCGATATCGATGAAGATATACTGTCTTTGGCAGGCGGTGCAGGGTCCCGCCGCGGAACAGGCGGTATGAAAACAAAGCTGCAGGCTGCCAGACTTGCTACTTCCCAGGGAATCGATACTATTATTACCAACGGCAACAACCCAGCATCTTTATACGATATTGTTAAAGAAGAAAGAGTCGGAACCCTTTTTGCCGGCAAACGGACAAACGGACATTAA
- a CDS encoding LysR family transcriptional regulator: protein MDMNIQKYMAFIRIVECGSFTKAADSLSYSQSGISRMINDLEKEWGVSLLERGRQGVRLTSDGMKLLPFVRSMCEEYRKLEHQVEKINGLQAGLIRIGTFSSVATHWLPNIIKEFQKSYPEIDYELLLGDYEEIESWIMEGRVDCGFLRLPTLPELDTVFLEQDKLLVILPENHPMADCDYFPIQALCDYPFILLERGGKSDVSEIFERWNISPEVHFTTWDDYAIMSMVESGLGIAILPQLILKRNPYRIIIKELEVPAYRKLGLALRSKKNNSLAMKQFLSYLEYR from the coding sequence ATGGATATGAATATTCAGAAATATATGGCATTTATAAGAATCGTAGAGTGTGGAAGCTTCACAAAGGCAGCGGACTCATTGAGCTATTCCCAATCAGGAATAAGCCGGATGATTAACGATTTGGAGAAGGAATGGGGCGTATCCCTGTTGGAGAGAGGACGCCAGGGAGTCAGGCTGACATCCGATGGGATGAAGTTACTGCCCTTTGTAAGAAGTATGTGCGAGGAATATCGTAAGTTAGAGCATCAGGTGGAGAAAATAAACGGCTTGCAGGCCGGACTTATTAGAATCGGTACCTTTTCGAGTGTAGCCACCCACTGGTTGCCTAATATCATCAAAGAATTCCAGAAAAGTTATCCTGAGATTGATTATGAACTCCTTCTTGGTGATTATGAAGAGATCGAGAGTTGGATTATGGAGGGGCGAGTAGATTGTGGTTTTCTTCGTCTCCCTACGCTGCCCGAGTTAGATACAGTTTTTCTGGAACAAGATAAACTGCTTGTAATTTTACCGGAGAATCATCCGATGGCGGATTGTGATTATTTTCCCATTCAAGCATTGTGTGACTATCCATTTATACTCTTGGAGCGAGGCGGCAAATCGGATGTTTCAGAGATATTTGAACGCTGGAATATTTCTCCTGAAGTACATTTTACGACATGGGATGACTACGCAATTATGTCCATGGTGGAAAGCGGTCTTGGAATCGCAATTCTTCCCCAGCTTATTCTGAAGCGTAACCCATACCGTATTATCATAAAGGAGTTAGAAGTACCGGCTTATCGTAAGCTCGGTCTGGCTCTTCGCAGCAAGAAGAACAACTCTTTGGCGATGAAACAATTTCTAAGCTACTTGGAATACAGATGA
- a CDS encoding 2-isopropylmalate synthase: MMKRKIYVFDTTLRDGEQVPGAKLNLEEKLEVAAQIAKMKVDMMEVGFPSSSQGDFEAVRAISRKIGQDVCIAGLGRAVESDIDTIYESIRDAQDPLIHIVLGSSKVHVSKKLQKTPEQIIDIGASSVRYAKRYLPNVQYSLEDASRSEFEYMWKTIEAVVKAGATIINIPDTVGYAVPEKFGQLIYRINDRLKNLDPNVLLSVHCHNDTGLATANTLAAVRNGADKVECTVNGIGERAGNTSLEEVVMGIRLHEDYYNGYTQIDTKKIYETSRIVSATMGLDIQVNKAITGENAFAHSSGIHQDGLLKSKDVYEIMDPETVGAPPMELVLTARSGKHAFLHVTEKLGFEIEQEHTTEVFERFLALADRKKEVYDNDILALFKDCPNVRSVFDKELWQLEEYQMTATSTLPTASVKLTKGDRELVKSSGGAGVIDALYSAIMDAVGYPIELIEYRINNLSRGKGSLGKVTVQIKYNDKLYQGKAIEQDVMEASALAFINAVNKTVLDVEK, from the coding sequence ATGATGAAAAGAAAAATTTATGTATTTGACACTACGCTGCGAGATGGGGAGCAGGTTCCCGGAGCGAAGCTGAATCTGGAAGAGAAGCTGGAGGTCGCGGCACAAATTGCTAAGATGAAAGTGGATATGATGGAGGTTGGATTCCCTTCCTCGTCGCAAGGGGATTTCGAGGCGGTAAGAGCAATCAGCCGTAAAATAGGGCAGGATGTATGTATTGCGGGGTTAGGGAGAGCTGTGGAGTCGGATATCGATACTATCTATGAGAGTATTCGCGATGCGCAAGATCCTTTGATTCATATAGTACTCGGTTCTTCAAAGGTACATGTATCGAAGAAATTACAGAAAACTCCTGAACAAATTATTGATATAGGTGCTTCTTCCGTACGGTATGCGAAAAGATATTTGCCTAATGTGCAGTATTCCCTTGAGGATGCCAGCCGGTCGGAATTCGAATATATGTGGAAAACGATAGAGGCAGTAGTAAAAGCAGGAGCCACAATTATTAACATACCGGATACGGTAGGGTATGCGGTCCCTGAGAAGTTCGGACAGTTGATTTATCGAATCAATGATAGATTGAAGAATTTGGATCCCAACGTGCTCTTAAGCGTTCACTGCCATAATGATACCGGACTTGCAACGGCTAATACTCTGGCAGCAGTACGTAACGGTGCGGATAAGGTGGAATGTACCGTCAATGGAATCGGAGAGAGGGCCGGTAATACTTCTTTGGAAGAAGTGGTAATGGGAATTCGGTTGCACGAAGATTATTATAATGGCTATACACAGATAGATACGAAGAAAATCTATGAAACCTCCCGCATTGTCAGTGCGACGATGGGATTGGACATACAAGTGAATAAGGCGATTACGGGAGAAAATGCATTCGCTCATTCTTCCGGAATCCATCAGGATGGCTTGCTGAAGTCGAAGGATGTCTATGAAATTATGGACCCGGAGACCGTAGGGGCACCGCCGATGGAACTCGTATTAACAGCCAGATCCGGGAAGCACGCATTCTTACATGTGACGGAGAAGCTTGGATTTGAGATAGAACAGGAACATACGACAGAGGTATTCGAACGTTTTTTGGCGCTGGCTGACCGTAAGAAGGAAGTATATGATAATGATATATTGGCACTGTTTAAAGATTGTCCGAATGTAAGGAGCGTCTTCGACAAGGAACTGTGGCAGCTCGAGGAATATCAGATGACAGCCACGAGCACACTTCCGACGGCTTCTGTGAAGCTGACAAAAGGAGATAGAGAGCTTGTGAAAAGCAGCGGTGGCGCAGGTGTGATCGATGCTTTGTATAGCGCTATTATGGATGCTGTCGGATACCCGATAGAATTGATCGAATATCGAATCAATAACTTGAGCAGGGGCAAAGGAAGTCTTGGAAAAGTCACGGTTCAAATCAAATATAATGATAAATTATATCAGGGAAAAGCGATTGAACAGGATGTGATGGAAGCGAGTGCTTTAGCATTTATTAATGCAGTCAACAAGACTGTCTTGGATGTCGAAAAGTAA
- a CDS encoding bacteriohemerythrin, with translation MIWKEKYNLGVTLIDEQHQELFKRVDAFVQTLRSSASWEEKVKKVNDTLEFMNGYVVEHFKDEEEYQRRIGYPGYEEHKKVHDDMVSYVVEITAEYEKSGYNEQLMQQFGGKLLSWLINHVAAQDQKIADYAIEKGVAEDGR, from the coding sequence GTGATTTGGAAAGAAAAGTATAATCTTGGCGTTACCTTGATCGATGAGCAGCATCAGGAATTATTCAAGCGTGTGGATGCTTTCGTACAGACACTTCGCTCTTCCGCATCTTGGGAAGAAAAGGTGAAGAAAGTAAACGATACATTGGAATTCATGAATGGATATGTAGTAGAGCATTTTAAGGATGAAGAGGAATACCAGAGAAGAATTGGTTATCCCGGTTATGAAGAGCATAAAAAAGTGCATGATGATATGGTGAGCTACGTAGTTGAGATTACAGCAGAATATGAAAAAAGTGGTTATAACGAGCAGCTGATGCAGCAGTTTGGAGGCAAGCTTTTATCATGGCTAATTAATCATGTTGCGGCACAAGATCAGAAGATTGCTGATTATGCGATAGAAAAGGGGGTGGCTGAAGATGGCAGATAA
- a CDS encoding chemotaxis protein CheX, whose product MADKLYKPFLEATRNVFQLMLDMSDLHELTSEDTPYEDGLDISIGIVGEMEGEVVYHFPVHTSLGMVNIMSGLEMETVDEFVISAVSEIANIISGNVLTMFAETDVKCDILTPKLCKVSGDRDEYTTCRIQTPAGEVCLDILLKPAA is encoded by the coding sequence ATGGCAGATAAACTTTATAAACCTTTCTTAGAAGCTACTCGCAATGTGTTTCAATTGATGCTTGATATGTCAGACTTGCATGAGCTTACATCAGAGGACACTCCTTATGAGGATGGGCTTGATATTTCTATCGGAATTGTTGGAGAAATGGAAGGAGAGGTTGTTTATCATTTCCCGGTTCACACCTCTTTAGGTATGGTTAATATTATGAGTGGTCTGGAGATGGAGACGGTAGATGAATTCGTTATCTCTGCTGTTTCAGAAATTGCCAATATTATTAGTGGTAACGTGTTGACTATGTTTGCGGAAACAGATGTGAAATGTGATATACTCACACCGAAACTATGCAAAGTGAGCGGAGATAGAGATGAATATACGACCTGCCGTATTCAGACGCCGGCGGGTGAGGTTTGTCTCGATATTTTGCTCAAGCCTGCCGCATAA
- a CDS encoding GGDEF domain-containing protein gives MAYEYRDTEEDAEKFSSLHMQEGYKEYKRIEDAWLLLHYKIALAVVVFACLSEFIMGAMLIRSDLLQTTIHMFVWKYVLVPSTINFICVGINRIVMKSEKLSRVKKIYVISLSIVVVGFNLFTVHSIFWSTYSIFLGAIMMTMFYANYRLTGVTVIMSMVAIIVSELFIKWDTSKVGVFDSSIRMGDFVLSLVILIVFAAACMVAIRFERDRNEASIQMGVERYQLRKSLQMDQMTGIFNRKVLQDLLESIEENGGHERYILAMLDIDYFKSINDNWGHHFGDRCLIKFAEILKENSEGATSFRYGGDEFSLLFCDKSINEAIVICENIKAKMNKLHFEDTPEVRLTVSIGLAAYEEEIDMVRLLVQADHALYDAKRTRNTVRVYSKGK, from the coding sequence ATGGCCTATGAATATAGAGATACAGAAGAGGATGCAGAAAAGTTCAGCAGCCTACATATGCAAGAGGGATATAAAGAATACAAGAGAATTGAGGATGCCTGGCTTCTGCTCCATTATAAGATTGCCTTGGCTGTAGTGGTTTTCGCGTGTTTGAGTGAATTTATTATGGGAGCCATGTTGATTCGCTCTGATTTGCTGCAAACTACCATTCATATGTTTGTCTGGAAGTATGTTCTTGTGCCGAGTACGATTAACTTTATCTGCGTTGGAATAAATAGGATAGTAATGAAATCGGAAAAGCTGTCCAGAGTGAAGAAAATATATGTCATTTCTTTGAGCATTGTAGTGGTAGGATTTAATTTATTCACGGTACATTCAATTTTCTGGTCCACTTACAGTATTTTTCTAGGGGCAATTATGATGACAATGTTCTACGCCAACTACCGTCTGACCGGAGTTACAGTGATAATGAGTATGGTAGCTATTATAGTCTCGGAGCTATTTATCAAGTGGGATACGAGCAAAGTGGGTGTTTTCGATAGCTCAATCCGTATGGGGGATTTTGTACTTTCTCTGGTGATTCTTATCGTTTTTGCGGCTGCCTGCATGGTAGCGATACGGTTCGAGCGCGATAGGAACGAAGCGAGTATACAGATGGGGGTAGAGAGGTATCAGTTGCGCAAAAGCCTGCAGATGGATCAGATGACAGGTATTTTCAACCGGAAGGTGTTGCAGGACTTGTTAGAGAGCATTGAAGAAAACGGGGGGCATGAAAGATATATTCTGGCTATGCTGGACATCGATTATTTCAAAAGCATTAATGACAATTGGGGGCATCACTTCGGAGATAGATGCCTTATAAAGTTCGCCGAGATTTTGAAGGAAAATAGCGAAGGAGCGACATCATTCCGTTATGGAGGGGATGAGTTCAGTCTGTTGTTTTGTGATAAAAGTATAAATGAAGCGATAGTTATTTGTGAGAATATTAAGGCGAAGATGAATAAATTACACTTTGAAGATACACCTGAAGTAAGGCTGACGGTAAGCATCGGTCTTGCTGCCTATGAGGAAGAAATCGATATGGTTCGTCTCCTCGTTCAGGCGGATCACGCGCTTTATGACGCGAAGAGGACGAGAAATACAGTTAGGGTTTATAGCAAAGGAAAGTAA
- a CDS encoding CatA-like O-acetyltransferase — translation MKIQKIDMTTYSRKAHFDYFCSMGYPYVGLTANVDITDIVKCSKERNESFFLYILYSVGNAANSVREFRQRIEGKEIIEYENCMTSHTVMKPDGTYAYCEADSTLNFEEFLRVTAKNQEKVVIKGSLEEESDPRSLIFISCLPWVSYTSLVQPVPFPADSNPRITWGKYFPEGEKLLLPVSVLAHHALIDGKQIADFYESLSLHLRRLAR, via the coding sequence ATGAAGATACAGAAGATAGATATGACAACTTATTCGAGGAAAGCCCATTTTGACTATTTTTGCTCCATGGGTTATCCTTATGTAGGATTGACCGCAAATGTGGATATAACTGATATTGTAAAATGTTCAAAAGAAAGAAACGAGTCTTTCTTTTTATACATACTTTACAGTGTGGGGAATGCGGCGAATTCGGTAAGGGAATTCAGACAGAGAATTGAAGGGAAAGAAATTATAGAATACGAAAACTGCATGACCTCTCATACAGTGATGAAGCCGGATGGAACTTATGCTTACTGTGAGGCTGATTCTACACTCAATTTCGAGGAATTTTTGCGGGTGACAGCCAAGAATCAGGAGAAGGTTGTTATAAAGGGCAGTTTGGAGGAAGAAAGTGACCCACGGTCATTAATTTTTATATCCTGCCTACCTTGGGTGAGTTACACTTCACTCGTACAACCGGTACCTTTTCCGGCAGATTCTAACCCCAGAATTACATGGGGAAAATATTTCCCAGAAGGGGAGAAACTGCTTCTCCCGGTCAGTGTTTTGGCACACCATGCTCTTATTGACGGTAAGCAGATAGCAGATTTCTATGAAAGTCTGTCTTTGCATTTGCGCAGGTTGGCAAGATAA
- a CDS encoding aminotransferase class I/II-fold pyridoxal phosphate-dependent enzyme yields the protein MVMEKTSMGNGSGAARRLSQEEAPIYEALKRFRRMRIVPFDVPGHKHGRGNPELVELLGEKCVSMDVNSMKPLDNLCHPISVIREAEELAAEAFHAAHAFLMVGGTTSAVQAMVLSCCKKGDKIILPRNVHRSVINALVLCGAKPVYVNPDVDKNLGISLGMRVSQVEQAIVSNPDAVAVLVNNPTYYGICSDLGTIVKLAHAHGMKVLADEAHGAHLYFGENMPMSAMDAGADMSSVSMHKSGGSLTQSSLLLIGSQMNEGYVRQIINLTQTTSGSYLLLSSLDISRRNLALRGRESFARVMELAQYAREEINAIGGYYAFSRELVNGNSVYDFDSTKLSVHTLEIGLAGIEVYDILRDEYDIQIEFGDIGNILAYLSIGDRKQEVERLVSALAEVKRCYHKDKAGMLTQEYMDPCVVMTPQESFYAEKESLPLRETEGRVCSEFVMCYPPGIPILAPGEMITKGIIEYILYAKEKGCSMTGPEDADIEYLNVLKKIN from the coding sequence ATGGTGATGGAGAAAACATCCATGGGAAATGGGAGCGGCGCGGCAAGAAGATTGTCGCAGGAAGAGGCTCCGATCTATGAAGCGTTGAAACGCTTCCGAAGAATGAGAATAGTACCCTTTGATGTTCCCGGGCATAAGCATGGGAGAGGGAATCCGGAATTGGTAGAATTGCTGGGAGAGAAATGTGTAAGTATGGATGTGAATTCCATGAAACCTTTGGATAACTTATGCCATCCGATATCTGTTATACGAGAGGCGGAGGAGCTGGCAGCGGAAGCTTTTCATGCGGCTCATGCATTCCTTATGGTGGGAGGGACCACTTCTGCCGTACAGGCGATGGTACTTTCCTGCTGCAAAAAGGGAGATAAGATTATCTTGCCGAGAAATGTACATAGGAGTGTGATCAATGCTCTTGTGCTTTGCGGTGCGAAACCAGTCTATGTGAATCCGGATGTGGATAAGAACTTAGGAATTTCACTCGGAATGAGAGTGTCACAGGTGGAACAAGCGATAGTGAGTAATCCGGATGCAGTAGCGGTTCTGGTCAATAATCCCACTTATTATGGCATATGCTCGGATCTGGGAACGATTGTGAAACTGGCACATGCGCATGGTATGAAGGTGCTGGCCGATGAAGCCCACGGGGCGCATTTATATTTTGGAGAGAATATGCCGATGTCCGCTATGGATGCAGGCGCGGATATGTCTTCTGTAAGCATGCATAAGTCAGGAGGAAGCCTTACCCAAAGTTCTCTGCTTCTGATCGGTTCTCAAATGAATGAAGGCTATGTACGGCAGATCATTAATCTGACGCAGACCACAAGCGGTTCCTATTTGCTTCTTTCCAGCTTGGATATCTCCAGACGAAATCTGGCTCTTAGAGGAAGAGAGTCCTTTGCCAGGGTGATGGAGCTTGCGCAGTATGCAAGAGAGGAAATTAACGCAATCGGAGGATATTATGCGTTTTCCAGAGAGTTGGTCAACGGAAATAGTGTTTATGATTTCGATAGTACGAAGTTATCCGTGCATACGTTGGAAATCGGCCTTGCAGGAATTGAAGTCTACGATATTTTACGGGATGAATACGATATTCAGATTGAGTTCGGCGATATCGGCAATATCCTGGCTTATCTTTCTATCGGTGACAGGAAGCAGGAGGTTGAGCGGCTGGTGAGCGCTCTTGCCGAGGTAAAGCGTTGCTACCATAAGGATAAGGCAGGAATGCTCACACAAGAATATATGGATCCTTGTGTGGTGATGACACCGCAGGAGTCTTTTTATGCGGAGAAGGAATCGCTTCCCCTTAGGGAGACGGAAGGCAGGGTCTGCAGTGAATTCGTGATGTGTTATCCTCCGGGAATTCCCATTTTAGCGCCCGGGGAAATGATAACCAAAGGAATCATCGAGTATATTTTATATGCCAAGGAAAAGGGCTGTTCCATGACCGGTCCTGAGGATGCAGATATTGAATATTTGAATGTTCTTAAGAAGATAAACTAG
- the speE gene encoding polyamine aminopropyltransferase, with protein sequence MDMWFSDEHTDNVKLSIRVEQQLFSAQSEFQRIDVLESKEFGKILVVDGDLMLTEKDEFIYHEMIAHVPMAVHPHVEKVLVIGGGDGGIVRELIKYENVEQIDVVEADPLLIEVCRKFFPQMACSMNDARVHIFNEDGLRFVRSKSDVYDLIIIDSPNPFGLGEGLFTKEFYGNCYNALHSDGIMINQHESPFYKEEAFQCQRMHKRIIESFPISKIYQAHIPSYPSGHWLFGFASRKYHPLNDLDGVTWTLKGVATRYYLPRLHQGIFALPAYVEELVKDVE encoded by the coding sequence ATGGATATGTGGTTTTCGGATGAACATACAGACAATGTGAAGCTGTCGATTCGAGTGGAACAGCAGCTCTTTAGCGCACAAAGCGAATTCCAGAGAATCGACGTACTGGAATCCAAGGAGTTCGGTAAGATTCTTGTCGTAGATGGAGATCTAATGCTGACGGAAAAGGATGAGTTCATCTATCATGAAATGATTGCTCATGTTCCCATGGCAGTGCATCCCCATGTGGAAAAGGTGCTCGTGATCGGCGGCGGAGACGGCGGAATTGTAAGAGAGCTTATAAAATATGAGAACGTGGAACAAATCGATGTGGTAGAGGCAGATCCGCTTTTAATTGAGGTATGTAGGAAGTTTTTCCCTCAGATGGCATGTAGTATGAACGATGCCAGGGTACACATTTTCAATGAGGACGGACTCCGGTTCGTACGTTCTAAATCCGATGTCTATGATTTGATCATTATAGATTCGCCCAATCCCTTCGGGTTAGGAGAGGGGCTATTCACGAAAGAATTCTACGGTAACTGTTATAATGCCCTCCATAGTGACGGCATTATGATTAATCAACATGAAAGTCCATTTTATAAGGAAGAGGCGTTCCAGTGCCAGCGCATGCACAAGAGAATTATTGAATCCTTCCCTATCAGCAAAATATATCAGGCGCATATACCATCCTATCCTTCCGGACATTGGCTGTTTGGATTCGCTTCCAGGAAGTACCACCCGCTGAATGATTTGGATGGAGTGACTTGGACATTAAAGGGAGTTGCAACAAGATATTATTTGCCCAGGCTTCACCAGGGAATATTTGCCCTCCCGGCATATGTAGAGGAGTTGGTAAAAGATGTTGAATAA
- the speB gene encoding agmatinase: MLNKNIVNFIGCESEYEDADIVLFGVPFDSTTSYRPGTRFGPSAIRNESYGLETYSPYQDKEITDGQIFDSGDLELPLGDTQRVLESIEERTNVILEDGKLPFMIGGEHLVTLGSVRAVHKKYPDLHIIHFDAHADLREDYLGVKLSHACVIRRCWESLGDGRIHQFGIRSGDKEEFLWAREGHVKMQKFSFDGLSETIGKLKEKPVYFTIDLDVLDPSVFPGTGTPEAGGVSFMELFQAVLDVVKGCRVVGCDVNELSPGYDTSGVSTAVAGKLVRELLIAFS, from the coding sequence ATGTTGAATAAAAATATTGTTAATTTTATCGGTTGTGAATCGGAATATGAGGATGCGGATATCGTACTGTTCGGTGTGCCTTTCGATTCCACGACTTCCTATCGTCCTGGTACTCGTTTTGGCCCATCTGCAATACGAAATGAGTCCTATGGGTTGGAGACTTATAGCCCTTATCAGGATAAAGAGATAACGGACGGTCAGATTTTCGACAGCGGTGATCTGGAGCTTCCTCTCGGAGATACACAGAGGGTCCTGGAGTCAATAGAGGAAAGGACGAATGTGATTTTGGAGGATGGAAAGCTGCCGTTTATGATAGGCGGCGAACATCTGGTAACCCTTGGAAGTGTAAGGGCGGTTCATAAGAAATATCCGGATCTGCATATTATTCATTTTGATGCCCATGCGGATCTTCGGGAGGACTACTTAGGGGTGAAGCTTTCCCATGCCTGTGTGATCAGGCGATGTTGGGAATCGTTGGGGGATGGAAGGATTCATCAGTTCGGTATCCGTTCCGGCGACAAGGAGGAGTTTCTCTGGGCAAGAGAAGGACATGTAAAGATGCAAAAGTTCAGCTTTGACGGATTGAGCGAGACGATCGGGAAGCTGAAAGAAAAACCGGTATATTTCACTATCGACCTGGATGTGCTCGATCCTTCGGTATTCCCCGGGACAGGTACCCCGGAAGCGGGCGGTGTGAGTTTTATGGAATTATTTCAGGCGGTACTGGATGTGGTAAAGGGGTGCCGAGTAGTTGGCTGCGATGTGAATGAACTAAGTCCGGGATATGATACGAGCGGGGTATCTACTGCAGTTGCCGGAAAATTGGTGAGAGAACTATTAATAGCGTTTTCATAA
- a CDS encoding saccharopine dehydrogenase family protein: MGKVLIIGCGGVAGVAIHKCCQNSDVFTEICIASRTVSKCEAVKAKLEGMTKAKITTAQVDADNVQALIALIEKEKPDVVLNLALPYQDLTIMDACLATKTNYVDTANYEPEDTAKFEYKWQWAYRERFEEAGVTALLGSGFDPGVTGVFSAYALKHYFDEINYIDILDCNGGDHGYPFATNFNPEINIREVSAKGSYWEDGHWVETEPMEIKRVYNFPEVGEKDMYLLHHEELESLALNIPGIKRIRFFMTFGQSYLTHLKCLENVGMTSIEPIMYEGREIVPLQFLKAVLPDPASLGPRTKGKTNIGCIFTGKKDGVEKTIYIYNVCDHEECYREVGSQAVAYTTGVPAMIGAMMLMNKTWNKAGVYNIEEFDPDPFMEALNEFGLPWKVSENPDMVE, encoded by the coding sequence ATGGGAAAAGTTTTAATTATTGGTTGCGGCGGAGTAGCCGGTGTGGCAATTCACAAATGCTGCCAGAATAGCGATGTATTTACGGAGATTTGTATTGCCAGCCGTACCGTGTCCAAATGTGAAGCGGTAAAGGCGAAATTGGAAGGGATGACGAAGGCTAAGATTACGACAGCGCAGGTAGATGCGGACAATGTACAGGCGTTGATCGCCTTAATCGAGAAGGAGAAGCCTGATGTTGTGCTGAATCTCGCACTTCCTTATCAGGACCTTACCATTATGGATGCATGTCTTGCGACGAAAACGAATTATGTGGATACTGCCAACTATGAGCCGGAGGATACGGCAAAGTTCGAATACAAGTGGCAGTGGGCTTACAGGGAGCGTTTTGAGGAAGCGGGAGTTACAGCGCTTTTGGGAAGCGGCTTCGATCCGGGAGTGACAGGAGTATTTTCCGCTTATGCATTGAAGCATTATTTTGATGAGATCAATTATATTGATATTCTGGATTGTAACGGTGGAGACCACGGTTATCCATTTGCGACGAATTTCAATCCGGAAATCAATATCCGTGAGGTGTCTGCAAAAGGCTCCTATTGGGAAGACGGACATTGGGTTGAGACAGAACCGATGGAAATTAAGAGGGTTTATAATTTCCCTGAAGTGGGTGAGAAGGATATGTATCTGCTTCATCATGAAGAGCTGGAGTCTCTTGCCTTAAATATACCGGGAATTAAGAGAATCCGTTTCTTTATGACATTCGGACAGAGTTATCTCACTCATTTGAAGTGCCTTGAGAACGTGGGAATGACCTCGATAGAACCGATTATGTATGAAGGAAGAGAAATTGTTCCCCTTCAGTTTCTGAAGGCGGTACTTCCTGATCCGGCTTCCCTCGGCCCGCGCACGAAAGGGAAAACGAATATCGGCTGTATTTTTACCGGTAAAAAGGATGGGGTTGAGAAAACCATTTACATTTATAATGTATGTGATCATGAAGAGTGCTATAGGGAAGTGGGATCTCAGGCAGTGGCGTATACGACAGGGGTACCGGCAATGATTGGTGCGATGATGCTAATGAATAAAACATGGAATAAGGCCGGTGTATATAATATCGAAGAGTTCGATCCGGACCCGTTTATGGAGGCGTTGAATGAATTCGGACTTCCATGGAAGGTAAGTGAAAATCCAGATATGGTAGAATAA